From a single Solanum dulcamara chromosome 4, daSolDulc1.2, whole genome shotgun sequence genomic region:
- the LOC129887884 gene encoding defensin Ec-AMP-D2-like, which translates to MMGRCMRLFATMLLLLMVLFATEMEPAEARTCQSLSHRFKGLCVRSSNCASICNTEGFPDGKCQGLRRRCFCSRHC; encoded by the exons ATGATGGGGCGCTGTATGCGTTTGTTTGCAACTATGTTACTCTTGCTTATGGTTCTCTTTGCCACTG AGATGGAGCCGGCGGAGGCAAGGACTTGCCAGTCGTTGAGCCATCGGTTCAAAGGTTTGTGCGTGAGAAGTAGCAATTGTGCTTCTATTTGCAATACTGAGGGCTTCCCTGATGGAAAATGCCAAGGCTTGCGACGCCGTTGCTTTTGTTCACGACACTGTTAA
- the LOC129887885 gene encoding ankyrin repeat-containing protein At2g01680 isoform X1 — MDSKSLRLITHQSFFSAVGSGDLESVKFIIKNDGLDLFSVLGLQNDAGETALYIAAANNFEDIVSYLLGFCDLETAMIRSKADFDAFHVASKSGHLGIVRELLAMWPGLCKVCNSSNTSPLYSAAVKGHLDVVNAILDADVSSIRIVRKNGKTALHTTARYGLLHIVKALIERDPDIISIKDKKGQTALHMAVKGQDTSVVEEMLDTDNSILNERDKKGNTALHIATRKCRPQIVSLLLSYTSLDVNAINNQKETAMDLADKLQYGDSALLIKEGLTEAGAKHARFVGQFDEASELKRTVSDIKHEVQSQLIQNEKTQRRVSGIAKELRKIHREAVQNTINSVTVVAVLFASIAFLAIFSLPGQYVETGPEAGKARIAETVAFRVFCLLNATSLFISLAVVVVQITLVAWDTRAQKQIVSVVNKLMWAACISTCGAFLAVGFVVVGRKSSWMAITITVLGAPILIGTLVSLCYFVFRQHFGICGSDSQRRIRRASGSKSFSWSYSANISDMDDYNSDERIYAL, encoded by the exons ATGGACTCAAAGTCATTAAGGTTGATAACCCATCAATCATTTTTCTCAGCAGTTGGATCTGGGGACCTTGAGTCTGTCAAATTCATCATAAAGAATGATGGGTTGGATCTATTTTCTGTGTTGGGTTTACAGAATGATGCAGGGGAAACTGCTTTGTATATTGCTGCTGCAAATAATTTTGAGGATATTGTGAGTTATTTGCTTGGGTTTTGTGATTTGGAAACTGCTATGATTAGGTCTAAAGCtgattttgatgcatttcatgTTGCTTCAAAAAGTGGACACTTgg GTATTGTGAGGGAACTTTTGGCCATGTGGCCTGGACTTTGTAAAGTATGCAACTCCTCAAATACAAGCCCTCTTTATTCAGCTGCCGTCAAGGGACACTTGGATGTGGTGAATGCCATTTTAGATGCAGACGTGAGCTCCATACGAATTGTTAGGAAGAATGGAAAAACTGCACTGCACACAACTGCTAGGTATGGCCTTCTGCATATTGTAAAAGCACTTATAGAGCGAGATCCAGATATAATATCCATCAAAGATAAGAAGGGTCAAACTGCACTTCATATGGCTGTTAAGGGTCAGGATACCTCTGTGGTGGAGGAAATGTTGGATACTGACAACTCAATATTGAATGAGCGTGACAAGAAGGGAAACACAGCTTTGCATATAGCCACACGGAAATGTCGTCCCCAg ATTGTAAGCCTTCTGCTCAGTTACACATCCCTTGATGTCAATGCAATTAATAATCAAAAGGAAACTGCAATGGACTTGGCGGACAAACTGCAGTATGGAGACTCAGCTTTGTTAATTAAGGAAGGTCTGACTGAGGCTGGTGCAAAACATGCCAGATTTGTGGGTCAATTTGATGAAGCATCAGAACTTAAGAGGACCGTGAGTGACATTAAACATGAGGTGCAATCCCAGCTTATACAAAATGAAAAGACCCAAAGGCGTGTTTCTGGCATTGCCAAAGAACTTAGGAAGATTCATAGAGAAGCTGTTCAGAATACCATTAACTCTGTGACTGTGGTTGCTGTTTTGTTTGCGTCTATTGCTTTTCTAGCTATATTCAGCTTGCCAGGCCAATATGTCGAGACTGGACCTGAAGCAGGAAAGGCCAGAATTGCTGAGACTGTTGCATTTCGTGTGTTCTGTCTTCTGAATGCTACGTCTCTCTTTATATCTCtcgctgttgttgttgttcagaTTACTCTGGTTGCCTGGGATACTAGAGCTCAGAAACAAATTGTCTCAGTCGTGAACAAGTTGATGTGGGCAGCCTGCATTAGTACCTGTGGAGCATTCCTAGCTGTTGGTTTTGTTGTTGTAGGGAGGAAAAGCTCATGGATGGCAATCACTATTACTGTGCTTGGTGCACCAATTCTCATTGGAACTCTCGTTAGCTTGTGCTACTTTGTTTTCCGACAGCATTTTGGAATATGTGGTAGCGATTCTCAAAGGCGTATCAGAAGAGCAAGTGGGAGCAAATCTTTCTCATGGTCTTACTCTGCAAATATCTCCGATATGGATGACTATAACTCCGATGAGAGAATATATGCTTTGTGA
- the LOC129887885 gene encoding ankyrin repeat-containing protein At2g01680 isoform X2: MWPGLCKVCNSSNTSPLYSAAVKGHLDVVNAILDADVSSIRIVRKNGKTALHTTARYGLLHIVKALIERDPDIISIKDKKGQTALHMAVKGQDTSVVEEMLDTDNSILNERDKKGNTALHIATRKCRPQIVSLLLSYTSLDVNAINNQKETAMDLADKLQYGDSALLIKEGLTEAGAKHARFVGQFDEASELKRTVSDIKHEVQSQLIQNEKTQRRVSGIAKELRKIHREAVQNTINSVTVVAVLFASIAFLAIFSLPGQYVETGPEAGKARIAETVAFRVFCLLNATSLFISLAVVVVQITLVAWDTRAQKQIVSVVNKLMWAACISTCGAFLAVGFVVVGRKSSWMAITITVLGAPILIGTLVSLCYFVFRQHFGICGSDSQRRIRRASGSKSFSWSYSANISDMDDYNSDERIYAL; this comes from the exons ATGTGGCCTGGACTTTGTAAAGTATGCAACTCCTCAAATACAAGCCCTCTTTATTCAGCTGCCGTCAAGGGACACTTGGATGTGGTGAATGCCATTTTAGATGCAGACGTGAGCTCCATACGAATTGTTAGGAAGAATGGAAAAACTGCACTGCACACAACTGCTAGGTATGGCCTTCTGCATATTGTAAAAGCACTTATAGAGCGAGATCCAGATATAATATCCATCAAAGATAAGAAGGGTCAAACTGCACTTCATATGGCTGTTAAGGGTCAGGATACCTCTGTGGTGGAGGAAATGTTGGATACTGACAACTCAATATTGAATGAGCGTGACAAGAAGGGAAACACAGCTTTGCATATAGCCACACGGAAATGTCGTCCCCAg ATTGTAAGCCTTCTGCTCAGTTACACATCCCTTGATGTCAATGCAATTAATAATCAAAAGGAAACTGCAATGGACTTGGCGGACAAACTGCAGTATGGAGACTCAGCTTTGTTAATTAAGGAAGGTCTGACTGAGGCTGGTGCAAAACATGCCAGATTTGTGGGTCAATTTGATGAAGCATCAGAACTTAAGAGGACCGTGAGTGACATTAAACATGAGGTGCAATCCCAGCTTATACAAAATGAAAAGACCCAAAGGCGTGTTTCTGGCATTGCCAAAGAACTTAGGAAGATTCATAGAGAAGCTGTTCAGAATACCATTAACTCTGTGACTGTGGTTGCTGTTTTGTTTGCGTCTATTGCTTTTCTAGCTATATTCAGCTTGCCAGGCCAATATGTCGAGACTGGACCTGAAGCAGGAAAGGCCAGAATTGCTGAGACTGTTGCATTTCGTGTGTTCTGTCTTCTGAATGCTACGTCTCTCTTTATATCTCtcgctgttgttgttgttcagaTTACTCTGGTTGCCTGGGATACTAGAGCTCAGAAACAAATTGTCTCAGTCGTGAACAAGTTGATGTGGGCAGCCTGCATTAGTACCTGTGGAGCATTCCTAGCTGTTGGTTTTGTTGTTGTAGGGAGGAAAAGCTCATGGATGGCAATCACTATTACTGTGCTTGGTGCACCAATTCTCATTGGAACTCTCGTTAGCTTGTGCTACTTTGTTTTCCGACAGCATTTTGGAATATGTGGTAGCGATTCTCAAAGGCGTATCAGAAGAGCAAGTGGGAGCAAATCTTTCTCATGGTCTTACTCTGCAAATATCTCCGATATGGATGACTATAACTCCGATGAGAGAATATATGCTTTGTGA